One Paraburkholderia caffeinilytica DNA segment encodes these proteins:
- a CDS encoding extracellular solute-binding protein yields MIRKLLASFVVVTGVVTAAPAFAQDDTVNVLYAGSLVNLMERSVGPAFEKATGQHFRGYAAGSNKIANEIKGKLRRGDVFISASPKVNTSLMGQANGEHVAWYVNFAESPLMIGYNPQSKFAADFKNKRWDQVLQEPGIRIGRTDPKLDPKGAFTVEMMTKAAELYHQPDLVEKTLGDAENPAQVLPEETLVGRLQSGQLDAGFFYSTETSDLKIPALRPAPELQAKASYTLTILSDAPNRAGASSFVDFLLSAQGRALLKQHGVDVVKPTVTGNVQAMPPSVQAVIDAAQ; encoded by the coding sequence ATGATTCGCAAGCTGCTCGCCTCTTTCGTGGTTGTCACCGGCGTAGTGACGGCCGCGCCCGCTTTCGCGCAGGACGACACGGTCAACGTGCTTTATGCGGGTTCGCTCGTCAATCTGATGGAGCGCAGCGTGGGCCCGGCCTTCGAAAAGGCCACCGGCCAGCACTTCCGCGGCTATGCGGCGGGCTCGAACAAGATCGCCAACGAGATCAAGGGCAAGCTGCGCCGCGGCGACGTGTTCATCAGCGCGAGTCCGAAAGTGAACACCAGCCTGATGGGGCAGGCGAACGGCGAGCACGTCGCGTGGTACGTGAACTTCGCCGAATCGCCGTTGATGATCGGCTACAACCCGCAAAGCAAATTCGCGGCGGATTTCAAGAACAAGCGCTGGGATCAGGTGTTGCAGGAGCCGGGCATCCGTATCGGCCGTACCGATCCGAAGCTCGATCCGAAGGGCGCATTCACCGTCGAGATGATGACGAAGGCCGCGGAGCTCTATCATCAGCCGGATCTCGTCGAGAAGACGCTGGGCGACGCGGAAAATCCCGCGCAGGTTTTGCCTGAAGAAACGCTGGTGGGCCGCCTGCAATCCGGCCAGCTCGATGCCGGCTTCTTCTACTCGACCGAGACGTCCGACCTGAAAATTCCGGCGCTCCGCCCGGCGCCCGAATTGCAGGCCAAAGCCAGTTACACGCTAACGATTCTCAGCGATGCACCGAACCGTGCGGGCGCAAGCAGCTTCGTCGACTTCCTGCTGAGCGCGCAAGGCCGCGCGTTGCTCAAGCAACACGGCGTGGACGTCGTCAAACCCACCGTGACCGGCAACGTGCAAGCCATGCCGCCCTCGGTGCAAGCCGTGATCGACGCCGCGCAATAA
- a CDS encoding molybdopterin-dependent oxidoreductase: MDSVNVIAAPAVESALVLSGRFQRTLSFDLERLKGYESVLARPFDLRCYTTNRFIRSVEPYRGVRLTTLISEAGLPNAVPGEFKRTVFVAVGHDGYVVTFSWHELFNTPVGDNVLVAYECGGRALDAEDGAPILFSGSDMLPAPRHVKRLARIEAQVLKPLA; encoded by the coding sequence ATGGATAGTGTGAATGTGATTGCCGCGCCTGCCGTCGAAAGCGCGCTCGTCCTGAGCGGACGATTCCAGCGGACGCTGTCTTTCGACCTCGAGCGGCTCAAGGGTTACGAGAGCGTGCTAGCCCGGCCATTCGATCTGCGCTGCTATACGACGAACCGCTTCATCCGGAGCGTCGAACCTTACCGCGGCGTGCGGTTGACGACCTTGATCTCGGAAGCGGGCCTGCCGAACGCGGTACCGGGCGAGTTCAAGCGGACTGTGTTCGTGGCGGTGGGGCACGACGGCTACGTCGTGACATTCTCGTGGCATGAACTGTTCAACACGCCGGTCGGCGACAACGTGCTGGTTGCGTACGAATGCGGCGGGCGCGCGCTCGATGCCGAAGACGGCGCGCCGATTCTGTTTTCCGGTTCGGACATGCTGCCCGCGCCACGCCACGTCAAACGCCTCGCGCGGATCGAGGCGCAAGTCCTGAAGCCTTTGGCATAG
- a CDS encoding nitrogen fixation protein NifQ, translated as MLASLDARGAECTAKWLAAATDAASPDTQLFAKLIAARDVRHELGLLGVPLPAWRGLLERHFAHAPASAFASLSALPSIDTSEHAAFVETLHALLFTYAATTVDANDAHCLASIIAHACLRPDHLWRDLGLAGREEVTWMLTRYFPTLVVLNVDNLRWKKFLARQRALSLGLQPGPAPGCPGCEDYGHCFPSHR; from the coding sequence ATGCTTGCGTCGCTCGATGCGCGGGGTGCCGAGTGCACGGCGAAGTGGCTGGCCGCGGCCACGGACGCCGCGTCGCCCGATACCCAATTGTTCGCGAAGCTGATTGCGGCGCGCGACGTCCGGCACGAACTCGGCCTGCTTGGCGTGCCGCTGCCGGCGTGGCGCGGGCTACTGGAGCGGCACTTTGCGCACGCACCAGCGTCCGCGTTTGCGTCCCTGTCTGCGTTGCCGTCCATCGACACCAGCGAACACGCGGCATTCGTCGAAACGCTGCACGCGTTGCTGTTCACGTATGCCGCCACCACCGTCGACGCGAACGACGCTCACTGCCTTGCATCGATCATTGCTCACGCGTGCTTGCGGCCGGATCACCTGTGGCGCGACCTCGGCCTTGCGGGTCGTGAAGAAGTCACATGGATGCTGACGCGTTATTTCCCCACGCTCGTGGTGCTGAATGTCGATAATCTGCGCTGGAAGAAATTCCTCGCCCGGCAACGCGCGCTTTCGTTGGGGCTTCAGCCTGGCCCGGCGCCCGGTTGTCCAGGCTGCGAAGACTACGGACATTGCTTTCCCAGTCATCGCTGA
- a CDS encoding winged helix-turn-helix domain-containing protein, whose product MRIRSGDAVALGPGKVELLEAVREFGSISAAARSLGMSYRRAWLLIDELNRSLKTPATHSEQGGQSGGGCTLTPVGERIIHLYRDVEVEAQRSCAKQIAELTRMIRS is encoded by the coding sequence ATGCGCATCCGCAGCGGCGACGCTGTCGCGCTCGGACCGGGCAAAGTCGAACTGCTCGAGGCCGTGCGCGAATTCGGCTCGATCTCGGCTGCGGCGCGCAGTCTCGGCATGTCGTACCGGCGCGCATGGCTGCTGATCGACGAACTGAACCGCTCGCTCAAAACGCCCGCCACGCACTCGGAACAGGGCGGTCAAAGCGGCGGCGGCTGCACGCTGACGCCGGTCGGCGAACGCATCATCCATCTGTACCGCGATGTCGAGGTCGAGGCGCAACGAAGCTGCGCGAAACAGATTGCCGAGCTGACGAGGATGATTCGCTCCTGA
- a CDS encoding DUF2325 domain-containing protein, producing MHTPPFRLAQPSRLKLSGDELAGTGLRAADPCCTPAKVSLPNAKRRARLAELDGQLHCSIIGTCLGTHELRKLVPKFTGLDRRDASDLEIHHSAVELAIDGGAGAKALHKLLDEHYAAAIRRFDKAADDVELLKLWDDALKSGEIPPAYWALMTHPCATLYVRQKAFGELHMLSHLVGAANRADIRRLVALEAENAELKEKVERQQSRLQEISMQRDAAIAALNEQIAQLTALATRRTPTDSTDLEAEISRLQDKLADSDQRVALHTSRREAAEQRVLQEQDAALALRRSRDQALAQLQLVQSECDALERATVDAADGSRGAQARQASLDGVRGKRIVYVGGRPGSNAALKRLVEAAGGDFVVHDGGVEDRKGLLAAALPGADIVVFPVDCVDHDSMNTLKRVCERHRIDYHPLRTASVASFVELVDRLRPEHLARLGNPPSPAFCLRHG from the coding sequence ATGCACACGCCCCCGTTTCGTCTCGCCCAGCCTTCGCGCCTCAAACTGTCCGGCGACGAGCTTGCCGGCACCGGCTTGCGAGCGGCCGATCCGTGCTGCACGCCCGCCAAGGTGTCGCTGCCCAATGCCAAACGGCGTGCGCGCCTCGCCGAACTCGACGGTCAATTGCATTGTTCGATCATCGGCACCTGTCTCGGCACGCACGAACTGCGCAAGCTGGTGCCGAAGTTCACCGGCCTGGATCGCCGGGACGCGAGCGATCTGGAGATTCATCACTCGGCCGTCGAACTCGCGATCGATGGCGGCGCCGGCGCCAAAGCCCTGCACAAGTTGCTCGACGAGCACTATGCGGCGGCGATCCGCCGCTTCGACAAGGCCGCCGACGACGTCGAGCTGCTGAAGCTCTGGGACGACGCGCTGAAAAGCGGCGAGATCCCACCTGCTTACTGGGCGTTGATGACACATCCGTGCGCGACCTTGTACGTCCGCCAGAAAGCGTTTGGCGAATTGCACATGCTGTCGCATCTGGTCGGCGCGGCGAATCGCGCGGATATCCGCAGGCTGGTGGCGCTCGAAGCGGAAAACGCCGAGTTGAAAGAGAAGGTCGAGCGGCAGCAAAGCCGCCTGCAGGAGATCAGCATGCAGCGCGACGCAGCGATCGCGGCGCTCAACGAACAGATCGCGCAACTCACGGCCTTGGCCACGCGCCGGACGCCGACGGATTCCACCGATCTCGAAGCCGAGATATCAAGGCTGCAGGACAAGCTCGCCGACAGCGACCAGCGTGTGGCGCTGCATACGAGCCGCCGCGAGGCCGCTGAACAGCGCGTGCTGCAGGAACAGGACGCGGCGCTCGCATTGCGCAGGAGCCGCGATCAGGCGTTGGCACAACTCCAACTGGTGCAAAGCGAATGCGATGCGCTTGAACGCGCGACAGTGGATGCCGCGGACGGCAGCCGGGGTGCGCAGGCGCGGCAAGCCAGCCTCGACGGCGTACGCGGCAAACGGATTGTGTATGTGGGCGGCCGCCCGGGCTCGAATGCCGCGCTCAAGCGGTTGGTCGAGGCCGCCGGTGGCGATTTCGTCGTGCACGACGGCGGCGTGGAAGATCGCAAAGGTCTGCTTGCCGCCGCGCTGCCGGGGGCGGACATCGTCGTGTTTCCAGTCGACTGCGTCGATCACGATTCGATGAATACCCTCAAACGGGTGTGCGAGCGCCATCGGATCGACTATCACCCGTTGCGCACGGCTAGCGTGGCGAGCTTTGTCGAATTGGTGGACCGTCTGCGTCCCGAGCATCTTGCCCGGTTGGGCAATCCACCGAGCCCGGCGTTTTGCCTGCGCCACGGCTGA
- a CDS encoding nuclear transport factor 2 family protein encodes MSHPNTDLIERFYTAFQQRDAETMAACYADDVVFGDPAFGELRGEEARDMWRMLVSRAQDFSLTFDGVEANDHDGSAHWVARYTFGQTGRTVVNRIDARFVFREGRIVEHRDTFDLWRWTRQALGIKGVLLGWTPFVQGAIRAQARKGLDLFRRRQRGA; translated from the coding sequence ATGAGCCATCCCAACACTGACCTGATCGAGCGTTTTTACACCGCGTTCCAGCAGCGCGACGCCGAAACGATGGCTGCCTGCTATGCCGACGATGTAGTCTTCGGCGATCCGGCCTTTGGCGAGCTGCGCGGCGAAGAGGCCCGCGACATGTGGCGTATGCTGGTGTCGCGCGCGCAGGACTTTTCGCTGACATTCGACGGCGTCGAAGCAAACGACCACGACGGTAGCGCCCACTGGGTGGCCCGTTACACATTCGGTCAAACGGGCCGCACGGTGGTCAACCGCATCGATGCCCGCTTTGTGTTTCGCGAGGGCCGCATCGTCGAACATCGCGATACGTTCGACCTTTGGCGCTGGACGCGGCAGGCCTTGGGCATCAAGGGCGTGCTGCTGGGCTGGACCCCTTTCGTGCAGGGCGCGATCAGGGCACAGGCGAGAAAAGGCCTCGACCTCTTTCGACGCCGGCAGCGCGGCGCATAA
- a CDS encoding 2OG-Fe(II) oxygenase, producing the protein MPVVDASWEAWLSSNVARGCSIDSMIDAMVQAGFATEAARAEVHRAFGMNPADAAAGPAAVATEAALVKTASQTYQYDETPVARGNVIRAHDRDVRVLMRCERPQVIVFADVLSPDECNEMIERSRHRLKRSTTVNPATGKEDVIRNRTSEGIWYQRGEDAFIEKMDRRISSLMNWPVENGEGLQILHYGTSGEYRPHFDYFPPDQPGSAVHTAQGGQRVATLVIYLNDVPDGGETIFPEAGMSVAARQGGAVYFRYMNSRRQLDPLTLHGGAPVLGGDKWIMTKWMRERAYG; encoded by the coding sequence ATGCCGGTAGTGGATGCGTCATGGGAAGCGTGGCTGAGCAGCAACGTAGCGCGCGGCTGCAGCATCGACTCGATGATCGACGCGATGGTGCAAGCCGGTTTCGCCACGGAGGCCGCGCGCGCGGAAGTGCACAGAGCATTCGGCATGAACCCGGCGGACGCCGCTGCCGGCCCGGCAGCTGTAGCCACCGAGGCGGCGCTGGTGAAAACCGCGTCACAGACCTACCAATACGACGAGACGCCCGTTGCGCGTGGCAATGTGATCCGTGCGCACGATCGCGACGTCCGCGTGCTGATGCGCTGCGAGCGGCCCCAAGTGATCGTGTTCGCGGATGTGCTGTCGCCAGACGAATGCAACGAGATGATCGAACGCTCGCGTCATCGGCTGAAGCGCTCGACCACGGTCAATCCCGCCACCGGCAAGGAAGACGTGATCCGCAACCGCACCAGCGAAGGCATCTGGTACCAGCGCGGGGAAGACGCGTTCATTGAAAAGATGGACCGCCGCATTTCGAGCCTGATGAACTGGCCGGTTGAAAACGGTGAGGGGCTGCAGATTCTGCATTACGGCACGAGCGGTGAATATCGTCCACACTTCGACTATTTCCCGCCCGATCAGCCTGGCAGCGCGGTGCATACCGCCCAGGGCGGCCAGCGGGTGGCGACCCTGGTGATCTATCTGAACGACGTGCCGGACGGCGGCGAGACGATTTTCCCGGAAGCGGGCATGTCGGTCGCGGCGAGGCAGGGTGGCGCGGTGTATTTCCGCTATATGAACAGCCGGCGTCAACTCGATCCGCTGACCTTGCACGGCGGCGCGCCGGTGCTCGGCGGCGACAAATGGATCATGACGAAGTGGATGCGCGAGCGCGCCTACGGTTGA
- a CDS encoding GNAT family N-acetyltransferase produces the protein MQANDLTISNNKADLDIEMIYAFLSQETAWAKGMPRETFDRAIAGSLCFGAYIEGKQIAFARLITDQATFAYLCDVFVLPAYRGKGYASALMKHIFGSPSLTGLRRIVLVTTDAHHVYEPHGFKGLTTPERYMEVHNPDVYKTA, from the coding sequence GTGCAAGCAAACGACCTGACGATTTCGAACAACAAGGCCGATCTCGACATAGAGATGATCTACGCGTTCCTGTCTCAGGAAACGGCATGGGCGAAGGGCATGCCACGCGAGACGTTCGATCGGGCGATAGCAGGGTCGCTATGTTTCGGCGCGTATATCGAAGGCAAGCAGATCGCGTTTGCACGCCTGATAACGGACCAGGCGACATTCGCCTACCTGTGCGATGTATTCGTGCTGCCGGCGTACCGCGGCAAGGGCTACGCGTCGGCCTTGATGAAGCACATATTCGGCAGCCCGTCGCTGACCGGTTTGCGCAGAATCGTGCTGGTGACGACAGACGCTCACCACGTCTACGAACCGCACGGCTTCAAGGGACTGACAACGCCCGAACGTTATATGGAAGTGCACAACCCGGACGTTTACAAAACCGCTTGA
- a CDS encoding MFS transporter: MTAGARHSHVGWLPYIVAATFFMEYLDTTVIATALPQMAHSFGVGPNSLSLGMTAYMLALAIFIPVSGWVADRCGSRTVFFSAIGVFTVASVLCGLSQNVAEFTAARLLQGMGGAMMVPVGRLIVVRSTEKSRMMQAISTITWPAIAAPVVGPPVGGFITTYASWRWIFLLNVPFGLAAMAVALALVPNLRGTERKPLDVVGLLLSATTLTAILYGAELASQPGENPWVAGAFIVGGLLMGVVAFQHAKRHPHPLIDVSTLKIPTFSVTVVTGSFTRIGIGAVPYLMPLLFQVGFGLSAFKSGLLLLASALGNLGMKALTTRILQRYGFRMVSIVDVMVAGIFIVACGLLTPNVPLALVLFVVFIYGVARSMQFSTLATLAYADVAQPQMSAASTLWSAAAQMTIGLGIAFGAVSLRAAAFFNGETTGRVFTLDDFRLAFLFAGVLTLVSVTGYLGLARNAGQSIGGGSRGTEDPAKG; encoded by the coding sequence ATGACGGCCGGCGCACGCCATTCCCATGTCGGCTGGCTGCCGTACATCGTCGCGGCCACCTTCTTCATGGAGTATCTCGACACCACGGTGATCGCCACTGCCTTGCCGCAGATGGCGCACTCGTTCGGCGTCGGGCCAAACAGCCTGAGCCTCGGCATGACGGCCTACATGCTGGCGCTGGCGATTTTCATCCCGGTGAGCGGCTGGGTCGCCGACCGCTGCGGCTCGCGCACCGTGTTCTTCAGCGCGATCGGCGTGTTCACGGTGGCTTCGGTGTTGTGCGGCTTGTCGCAGAACGTGGCCGAATTTACCGCCGCGCGGCTGCTGCAAGGCATGGGCGGCGCGATGATGGTGCCGGTGGGCCGCTTGATCGTGGTCCGCAGCACGGAAAAGAGCCGGATGATGCAGGCGATCTCGACCATCACCTGGCCGGCCATTGCCGCGCCGGTGGTTGGACCGCCGGTCGGCGGCTTCATCACCACCTATGCGTCGTGGCGCTGGATCTTCTTGCTGAACGTGCCGTTCGGTCTGGCAGCGATGGCCGTTGCGCTCGCGCTGGTGCCGAACCTGCGTGGCACTGAACGCAAGCCGCTCGACGTCGTCGGCCTCCTGTTGAGCGCCACCACGCTCACGGCGATTCTGTATGGTGCCGAACTAGCGAGCCAACCTGGCGAAAATCCCTGGGTGGCGGGCGCGTTCATCGTCGGCGGATTGCTGATGGGCGTGGTGGCGTTCCAGCATGCGAAGCGTCACCCGCATCCGCTGATCGACGTCTCCACGCTGAAGATCCCGACTTTTTCCGTGACGGTGGTAACCGGGTCGTTCACCCGCATCGGCATCGGCGCGGTGCCGTATCTGATGCCACTGCTGTTCCAGGTCGGTTTCGGCTTGTCGGCGTTCAAGTCTGGCCTGTTGCTGCTCGCGAGCGCGCTCGGCAATCTCGGCATGAAGGCGCTGACCACGCGCATCCTGCAGCGCTACGGTTTCCGGATGGTGTCGATTGTCGATGTGATGGTGGCCGGTATTTTCATCGTCGCGTGCGGCCTGTTGACGCCGAACGTGCCGCTCGCGCTGGTGCTGTTCGTCGTGTTCATCTACGGCGTGGCGCGCTCGATGCAATTCTCGACGCTGGCCACGCTGGCCTACGCCGACGTCGCACAGCCGCAGATGAGCGCGGCAAGCACGCTATGGAGCGCCGCCGCCCAGATGACGATCGGTTTGGGCATTGCCTTCGGCGCCGTCTCGCTGCGTGCGGCGGCGTTCTTCAACGGCGAAACGACTGGCCGCGTCTTCACCCTGGACGATTTCCGTCTGGCGTTTCTGTTTGCCGGCGTGCTGACACTGGTGTCCGTGACCGGCTACCTGGGTCTCGCGCGCAACGCCGGACAGAGCATCGGCGGCGGTTCGCGCGGCACGGAAGATCCGGCGAAGGGCTGA
- a CDS encoding isocitrate lyase/PEP mutase family protein: MSISASRRAAFRAKVNQRQGLLVPGAFNAMSARVIEDAGFEAIYITGAGVTNMSLGLPDLGFIGLAEVAEHCARIRDAVALPLIVDADTGFGNALNVRQTVRVLERSGADVIQFEDQIMPKKCGHFSGKEVVGTSEMVGKIRAAVDAREDGNLQIMARTDSAAVHGIEDAIERGHRFIEAGADILFIEATESLADIERLPSLFDKPQLINIVIGGKTPVQSREALARLGYGIVLYANAALQGAVLGMQRALGTLRSNGRLDEDASLVAPFSERQRLVNKPLYDKLDREYAAKD, encoded by the coding sequence ATGAGCATTTCCGCCAGCCGCCGCGCCGCGTTCCGCGCCAAAGTCAACCAACGCCAGGGCCTGCTCGTGCCGGGGGCCTTCAACGCGATGAGCGCGCGCGTGATCGAGGACGCGGGTTTCGAGGCGATCTACATCACGGGCGCGGGCGTGACGAATATGTCGCTCGGGCTGCCCGATCTGGGCTTCATCGGTCTCGCCGAAGTCGCCGAACATTGCGCGCGGATCCGCGATGCGGTCGCGCTGCCGCTGATCGTCGACGCCGACACCGGCTTCGGCAACGCGCTGAACGTGCGCCAGACCGTGCGCGTGCTCGAGCGCAGCGGCGCCGACGTGATCCAGTTCGAAGACCAGATCATGCCGAAGAAATGCGGCCACTTCTCCGGGAAGGAAGTCGTCGGCACGAGCGAGATGGTCGGCAAGATCCGAGCGGCCGTCGACGCCCGTGAGGACGGCAATCTGCAGATCATGGCGCGCACCGATTCGGCGGCGGTCCACGGCATCGAAGACGCGATCGAGCGCGGCCATCGCTTCATCGAGGCCGGCGCCGACATTCTGTTTATCGAAGCGACCGAATCGCTCGCCGACATCGAACGTTTGCCGTCGCTGTTCGACAAGCCGCAACTGATCAACATCGTGATCGGCGGCAAGACGCCGGTGCAATCGCGCGAAGCGCTCGCCAGGCTCGGCTACGGCATCGTCCTGTACGCGAACGCGGCGCTGCAAGGTGCGGTGCTCGGCATGCAGCGCGCGCTCGGCACGTTGCGGAGCAATGGGCGCCTCGATGAAGACGCGTCCCTCGTTGCGCCGTTCAGCGAACGCCAGCGCCTCGTGAACAAGCCGCTGTACGACAAGCTCGACCGTGAATATGCGGCGAAGGACTAA
- the prpR gene encoding propionate catabolism operon regulatory protein PrpR has translation MKRFMERFSYERSVAVSTFTSSLAHSNSSRPGVALVSISRLQSLCESVAPRYAGRARFFSVREGYGAAVTALQAYVDAGAVDVVLAAGSNGAYLRDNLSVPVVMVKVNGFDVLSAITRATTGWPGAKIGLVLHETISHELADLSAWLNVGLKQRAYRSIDEVRLAVAGLAAEDCSVIIGPGMACDFAQQAGLASVFLYSLGAVEEAFERSVELARVSRQKESKRVRLNTIVAHLRDGVAAFDDAGQLEAVNPAMLDLLGLDRKQDVPAQLTRAVGPLLREALEHDMPVEERIEQIGGRALIVNCVPILEQGVRSGSVLTVQDALVAQRIDRSLRTSQRPKHLVARHHLDDLVGSSAALERVRRLARAGAAHDATVLLSGESGTGKELVAQGIHNASRRRGNPFVAFNCAALPEGLIESELFGHEEGAFTGARRGGKPGLFEIAHTGTIFLDEIGEMPAALQSRLLRVLQEREVMKLGSGRATPVDVRVIAATHRDLHALVEQGVFRADLYFRLNLLQIGLPPLRERRGDVAQLARHVLNRNARQYGLSDAALERVLAFLTPLFEHYAWPGNVRELENLLARAAIYQSDSAGEDWQDLQTVFPEFGRMRQVAAHVDGALGHAHTPAHTPVDASGRRSPTREDVVRALEQAGGNRAAASRALGIGRTTLWRLMRD, from the coding sequence ATGAAACGTTTCATGGAACGTTTCAGCTACGAGCGGAGCGTCGCAGTGTCCACTTTCACGTCGTCCCTGGCCCATTCCAATTCCAGCCGCCCTGGCGTCGCCCTGGTCAGTATCAGCCGCTTGCAATCGCTTTGCGAGTCGGTCGCGCCGCGTTACGCCGGGCGGGCCCGGTTCTTTTCGGTCCGGGAAGGCTACGGCGCCGCCGTCACGGCTTTGCAGGCCTATGTGGACGCGGGCGCAGTCGACGTCGTGCTGGCGGCCGGATCGAACGGCGCCTACCTGCGCGACAACCTGAGCGTGCCGGTCGTGATGGTCAAGGTGAACGGTTTCGACGTGCTGAGCGCGATAACCCGCGCCACGACGGGCTGGCCCGGCGCGAAGATCGGCCTCGTCCTGCACGAAACCATCTCGCACGAACTCGCGGACCTGAGCGCGTGGCTGAATGTCGGCCTGAAACAGCGCGCCTACCGTTCGATCGATGAAGTGCGTCTCGCGGTCGCGGGCCTCGCGGCGGAGGACTGCAGCGTCATCATCGGCCCCGGCATGGCCTGCGATTTTGCCCAGCAAGCAGGACTTGCGAGCGTCTTCCTGTACTCGCTGGGCGCGGTCGAAGAAGCGTTCGAGCGCTCGGTCGAACTGGCGCGCGTGAGCCGTCAGAAGGAATCGAAGCGGGTCCGCCTGAACACGATCGTCGCCCATCTGCGCGACGGCGTGGCCGCGTTCGACGATGCCGGTCAGCTCGAAGCCGTCAATCCGGCGATGCTCGATCTGCTCGGACTCGATCGAAAACAGGACGTCCCGGCGCAATTGACGCGCGCCGTCGGCCCATTGCTGCGTGAGGCGCTTGAGCATGACATGCCGGTCGAGGAACGTATCGAGCAGATCGGCGGCCGCGCGCTAATCGTCAACTGTGTGCCGATCCTCGAGCAGGGCGTGCGTTCGGGCTCCGTGCTGACGGTGCAGGATGCGCTGGTCGCGCAGCGGATCGACCGCTCGTTGCGCACCAGCCAGCGGCCGAAGCATCTGGTCGCGCGGCATCATCTGGACGATCTGGTCGGCAGTTCGGCGGCGCTCGAGCGGGTGCGGCGGCTCGCACGCGCAGGCGCGGCTCACGACGCGACCGTGCTGTTGAGCGGGGAAAGCGGCACCGGCAAGGAACTGGTCGCGCAGGGCATCCACAATGCCAGCCGGCGGCGCGGCAATCCGTTTGTCGCCTTCAACTGCGCGGCGCTCCCTGAAGGGCTGATCGAAAGCGAGCTGTTCGGTCACGAGGAAGGCGCGTTCACCGGCGCGCGCCGGGGCGGCAAGCCGGGCCTCTTCGAAATCGCCCACACCGGGACGATCTTTCTCGACGAAATCGGCGAGATGCCGGCGGCGCTGCAGAGCCGGTTGCTGCGCGTGTTGCAGGAGCGCGAAGTCATGAAGCTCGGCTCCGGGCGCGCGACTCCCGTCGACGTGCGGGTGATTGCCGCCACCCATCGCGATCTGCACGCGCTGGTCGAGCAGGGCGTGTTTCGCGCGGATTTGTATTTCCGGCTGAATCTGCTCCAGATAGGACTGCCGCCGCTGCGCGAAAGGCGCGGCGACGTCGCGCAACTGGCGCGGCATGTGTTGAACCGCAATGCGCGCCAGTATGGTCTGTCGGACGCCGCGCTCGAGCGGGTGCTGGCGTTCCTTACGCCTCTGTTCGAGCACTATGCGTGGCCCGGCAATGTGCGGGAACTGGAAAATCTGCTGGCGCGCGCGGCGATTTATCAGAGCGATTCGGCCGGCGAGGACTGGCAGGACCTGCAGACGGTGTTTCCGGAATTCGGCCGGATGCGGCAGGTGGCCGCGCACGTGGATGGCGCCCTGGGTCACGCCCACACCCCCGCCCACACCCCCGTCGATGCCTCAGGCCGCCGCTCGCCCACCCGCGAGGATGTCGTACGCGCGCTCGAACAGGCTGGCGGCAATCGCGCTGCAGCAAGCCGGGCGTTGGGAATCGGCCGCACGACCCTCTGGCGGCTGATGAGAGACTGA
- the ahpC gene encoding alkyl hydroperoxide reductase subunit C, protein MPIINSQVKPFKAQAYHNGDFQTVTEESLKGKWSVFVFYPADFTFVCPTELGDLADRYAEFKKLGVEIYSVSTDTHFTHKAWHDTSDTIQKIKYPMLADPTLAISRNFDVLIEEEGLALRGTFVINPEGEIKLAEIHDNGIGRDAGELLRKVQAAQYIAAHPGEVCPAKWTPGAETLTPSLDLIGKI, encoded by the coding sequence ATGCCGATCATCAACAGTCAAGTCAAACCGTTCAAGGCACAGGCCTATCACAATGGCGATTTCCAGACCGTCACTGAAGAAAGCCTGAAGGGCAAGTGGTCGGTTTTCGTTTTCTATCCGGCTGACTTCACGTTTGTTTGCCCGACCGAACTGGGTGACCTGGCCGATCGTTACGCCGAATTCAAGAAGCTCGGCGTCGAAATCTACAGCGTGTCGACCGATACGCACTTCACGCACAAGGCATGGCACGACACGTCGGACACGATCCAGAAGATCAAGTACCCGATGCTCGCTGACCCGACGCTGGCAATTTCGCGCAACTTCGACGTGCTGATCGAAGAAGAAGGCCTGGCACTGCGCGGCACGTTCGTGATCAACCCGGAAGGCGAGATCAAGCTGGCCGAAATTCACGACAACGGCATTGGCCGTGACGCCGGCGAGCTGCTGCGCAAGGTTCAAGCTGCGCAATACATCGCGGCTCACCCGGGTGAAGTGTGCCCCGCCAAGTGGACGCCGGGCGCTGAAACGCTGACCCCGTCGCTCGACCTGATCGGCAAGATCTAA